The Streptomyces sp. NBC_01275 genome has a segment encoding these proteins:
- a CDS encoding ScbR family autoregulator-binding transcription factor yields the protein MPEPKQDRAIRTREEIIRAAAEVFDERGYNGASMREIMKRAGVTLGAVYFHFPNKEAIAREVMNSQPDTILPRLTSQGLQQVVDITLVWSRQLQSDPTLRAGVRLAVEQSGLDWRDTSSYTAWEKIFEECLLLARERGELLGHVSPRDMAGFLVGACTGVQLYSDLLYRRADLTQRTVNMWELLLPGVAGPDIAGQIKVSVRRASALAG from the coding sequence ATGCCGGAGCCCAAGCAGGATCGCGCCATCAGGACGCGAGAGGAGATCATCCGTGCGGCGGCAGAGGTGTTCGACGAGCGCGGATACAACGGGGCCAGCATGCGGGAGATCATGAAGCGGGCCGGAGTCACGCTCGGCGCGGTCTACTTCCACTTCCCGAACAAGGAAGCCATCGCCCGCGAGGTGATGAACAGCCAGCCGGACACCATCCTGCCCCGACTGACCTCCCAGGGCCTGCAACAGGTCGTGGACATCACCCTCGTCTGGTCGCGCCAGCTGCAGTCCGACCCGACGCTGCGCGCGGGCGTCCGGCTCGCCGTCGAGCAGTCCGGTCTCGACTGGCGCGACACCTCCTCGTACACGGCATGGGAGAAGATCTTCGAGGAGTGCCTGCTGTTGGCGCGTGAGCGGGGCGAGCTCCTCGGGCACGTCTCGCCCAGGGACATGGCCGGTTTTCTCGTCGGCGCGTGTACCGGCGTACAGCTCTACTCCGATCTGCTCTACCGGCGGGCCGACCTGACGCAGCGCACGGTGAACATGTGGGAGCTGCTGCTCCCCGGCGTCGCCGGGCCAGACATCGCCGGGCAGATCAAGGTGAGCGTCCGGCGCGCCTCGGCTCTGGCCGGCTGA
- a CDS encoding SDR family oxidoreductase, with amino-acid sequence MSTPVPIRSPLPTALAGQNVLIVGGSSGIGLAAARLLGAAGAGLLLVARDETRLKEAADSLADATPVRTLAADVTDESALAQAFERAGPLDHVLLTAGAAARAPLAEADRSRVQGDFDVRFWGGYATARAAAERLPAGGSITFMSGVYTVRPVAGAAAAIASGAACEGLARALAVELAPRRVRVNAVRAGIVDTPPLRRRLGAAAQASDAQADAVVAAAGRHLPLGRFGTAEEAAAAAVFVMANPYVTGSVVTVDGGQSLA; translated from the coding sequence GTGAGTACGCCTGTTCCCATCCGCTCGCCCCTGCCCACGGCACTCGCCGGGCAGAACGTCCTGATCGTCGGCGGCAGTTCGGGCATCGGCCTGGCGGCCGCCCGACTGCTCGGCGCGGCCGGAGCCGGACTCCTCCTCGTCGCCCGGGACGAGACGCGTCTGAAGGAGGCCGCCGACTCGCTGGCCGACGCGACCCCGGTGCGCACCCTGGCGGCCGACGTGACCGACGAGAGCGCGCTCGCCCAGGCCTTCGAACGGGCCGGGCCGCTGGACCACGTCCTGCTGACGGCCGGCGCGGCGGCCCGCGCCCCGCTGGCGGAAGCGGACCGCTCCCGGGTGCAGGGCGACTTCGACGTACGTTTCTGGGGCGGTTACGCGACGGCCCGGGCGGCGGCCGAGCGGCTGCCGGCGGGCGGCTCGATCACCTTCATGTCCGGCGTCTACACCGTGCGCCCCGTCGCGGGGGCGGCCGCGGCGATCGCCTCGGGCGCGGCGTGCGAGGGGCTCGCACGGGCGCTGGCGGTGGAGTTGGCGCCCCGCCGGGTCCGGGTCAACGCCGTGCGGGCCGGCATCGTCGACACCCCGCCGCTGCGCCGCCGGCTGGGTGCGGCGGCGCAGGCGTCCGACGCACAGGCGGACGCCGTCGTCGCCGCCGCGGGCCGCCATCTGCCGCTGGGGCGCTTCGGGACGGCGGAGGAGGCGGCGGCCGCCGCGGTGTTCGTGATGGCCAATCCCTATGTGACGGGGTCCGTGGTGACCGTGGACGGCGGCCAGTCGCTGGCCTGA